In Nonomuraea sp. NBC_00507, the following are encoded in one genomic region:
- a CDS encoding amidohydrolase/deacetylase family metallohydrolase, producing MSYDLLLAGGEVIDVGGGHVGRYDVGVRGGRIAAVAPALPRHLAREVVDARGKVITPGLVDLHTHVHPGATYWGIDPDPVAWYTGVTTWVDAGSAGAYAIESLRAAVTDYQVRVAALLNVSAVGLTAPDGESRELANCDVDLAAATLAGNRDLLFGVKVRMDGKTVGTNGLEPLRRAIKVAEAGEVPVMVHIGVAPPAVDEVLRLLRPGDIVTHCASGLATGMVEGGGIAPAVVEAYAAGVLFDIGHGSGGFAFDVLEAQLKAGMIPHAISSDLHARCLYGPVFDLPTTMTKLLAVGLPLEEVVAAATVRPAQALGLPGGAGTLAVGARADLAVFALEEGAFELVDSHRQLRTSDRRLVNELTYVAGRPLPPRLPPHPKPWIPLTEAQHEALRQRAGRVRALLSAPLVGADGLAEQFPRSP from the coding sequence ATGTCCTACGATCTGCTGCTGGCCGGCGGTGAGGTCATCGACGTCGGTGGCGGGCACGTCGGCCGGTACGACGTCGGTGTGCGCGGCGGCCGGATCGCCGCCGTCGCCCCCGCCCTGCCCCGGCACCTGGCCCGCGAGGTCGTCGACGCCCGGGGCAAGGTGATCACGCCCGGCCTGGTCGACCTGCACACACACGTCCACCCCGGTGCCACATACTGGGGGATCGACCCCGACCCCGTCGCCTGGTACACCGGCGTGACCACCTGGGTCGACGCCGGCTCCGCCGGCGCGTACGCCATCGAGTCCCTGCGCGCCGCCGTCACCGACTACCAGGTGCGGGTCGCGGCGCTGCTCAACGTCTCCGCCGTCGGCCTGACCGCGCCCGACGGGGAGAGCCGCGAGCTGGCCAACTGCGACGTCGACCTCGCCGCGGCGACCTTGGCGGGCAATCGTGACCTGCTCTTCGGCGTGAAGGTGCGCATGGACGGCAAGACCGTGGGCACGAACGGGCTGGAGCCGTTGCGCCGCGCGATCAAGGTGGCCGAGGCAGGCGAGGTCCCGGTCATGGTGCACATCGGCGTCGCGCCACCGGCCGTGGACGAGGTGCTGCGCCTGCTGCGACCCGGCGACATCGTCACCCACTGCGCCAGCGGGCTGGCCACCGGCATGGTGGAAGGAGGCGGCATCGCGCCCGCCGTGGTCGAGGCGTACGCCGCGGGCGTGCTGTTCGACATCGGGCACGGATCCGGAGGGTTCGCGTTCGACGTGCTCGAAGCACAGCTCAAGGCCGGGATGATCCCTCACGCGATCTCCTCCGATCTGCACGCGCGGTGCCTGTACGGGCCCGTGTTCGACTTGCCGACGACGATGACGAAGCTGCTCGCCGTCGGGCTGCCGCTGGAGGAGGTGGTCGCCGCGGCCACCGTGCGTCCCGCCCAGGCGCTCGGCCTGCCCGGCGGCGCAGGGACGCTCGCCGTGGGCGCCCGGGCCGACCTCGCGGTGTTCGCACTGGAGGAAGGCGCGTTCGAGCTGGTCGACTCACACCGGCAGCTCCGGACCTCGGACCGGCGGCTGGTCAACGAGCTCACCTACGTCGCCGGCCGCCCGCTGCCGCCCCGGCTGCCGCCGCACCCCAAGCCCTGGATCCCGCTCACCGAGGCCCAGCACGAGGCGCTGCGCCAGCGGGCCGGACGGGTCCGCGCGCTGCTCTCCGCCCCGCTGGTCGGCGCGGACGGGCTGGCCGAGCAGTTCCCCCGGTCGCCCTGA
- a CDS encoding penicillin-binding transpeptidase domain-containing protein: MASNRVKGSPSKTAAAYFEAWRKGDITGMERLVYQPPADFVVRHRALSDELHVESIQLTPGPLKSMGDGSAEVPFAGVRELTEFGAWPFDSTLRLAVRDGAWKVLWAPETLHPLLKGGGRLELGEIDMVGAELVTSEGDRIPHDSYAEAYLERLKPEFAEANQGWELVLKVPGQPDRPLLSKQAGANVEQTTLSRPVQAAAARALDGVEDSAIVAIRPGTGEIVGLADRLEENFSAVQDLFPPGSVFKTITAAALLKNGLEPFSEVSCPDSYTIPGHRTIDNDGAVDRGLISFTDAFAHSCNTTFVEQATTRLSSKDLVETANEWGFGRPIMTGIGGSCGSVRETDDVDAFAEDVIGQGEVVTTPLCMAALAAAVQSGVWRSPRLLSTAQVSRIDGTPPPEPAPMDEGIVTALRDMMTAVVDYGTAADTGLPEGVAGKTGTAEVVDGEDHAWFVGYRDDLAFCVFVRHGGSGAATAAPIAARFLNGL, encoded by the coding sequence TTGGCGTCCAACCGGGTCAAGGGGAGCCCCTCGAAGACGGCGGCCGCGTACTTCGAGGCGTGGCGCAAGGGGGACATCACGGGCATGGAGCGGCTGGTGTACCAGCCGCCGGCCGACTTCGTCGTCCGGCATCGGGCGTTGTCGGACGAGCTGCACGTCGAGTCCATCCAGCTGACCCCGGGGCCGTTGAAGAGCATGGGGGACGGGTCCGCCGAGGTGCCGTTCGCGGGCGTGCGGGAGCTGACCGAGTTCGGGGCGTGGCCGTTCGACAGCACGTTGCGGCTGGCCGTGCGGGACGGGGCGTGGAAGGTGTTATGGGCGCCCGAGACGCTCCACCCGCTGCTCAAGGGCGGGGGGAGGCTGGAGCTGGGCGAGATCGACATGGTGGGGGCCGAGCTGGTCACGAGCGAGGGCGACCGGATTCCCCACGACAGCTACGCGGAGGCGTACCTCGAGCGGCTCAAACCCGAGTTCGCCGAGGCGAACCAGGGGTGGGAGCTGGTGCTGAAGGTGCCGGGGCAGCCGGACCGGCCGTTGCTCAGCAAGCAGGCCGGGGCGAACGTCGAGCAGACCACGTTGTCGCGGCCCGTCCAGGCGGCGGCCGCCCGGGCGCTGGACGGCGTGGAGGACTCCGCGATCGTCGCCATCCGGCCGGGCACCGGCGAGATCGTGGGGCTGGCCGACCGCCTCGAGGAGAACTTCAGCGCCGTGCAGGACCTCTTCCCGCCGGGCTCCGTCTTCAAGACGATCACGGCGGCGGCGCTGCTCAAGAACGGCCTCGAACCGTTCTCGGAGGTCTCGTGCCCGGATAGCTACACCATCCCCGGCCATCGGACCATCGACAACGACGGGGCGGTGGATCGCGGCCTCATCAGCTTCACCGACGCGTTCGCCCATTCCTGCAACACGACGTTCGTCGAGCAGGCCACCACGAGGCTGAGCTCGAAGGACCTGGTGGAGACGGCGAACGAGTGGGGGTTCGGCCGGCCGATCATGACCGGCATCGGCGGGAGCTGCGGCTCCGTGCGGGAAACCGACGACGTGGACGCGTTCGCCGAGGACGTGATCGGCCAGGGCGAGGTCGTCACCACCCCGCTGTGCATGGCGGCGCTCGCCGCCGCCGTGCAGAGCGGCGTGTGGCGCTCGCCCAGACTGCTGTCGACGGCGCAGGTGAGTCGCATCGACGGCACGCCGCCACCCGAGCCCGCGCCCATGGACGAGGGGATCGTGACGGCGCTGAGGGACATGATGACCGCGGTGGTGGACTACGGCACGGCGGCCGACACGGGGCTGCCGGAGGGCGTGGCGGGCAAGACCGGCACGGCGGAGGTGGTCGACGGTGAGGATCACGCCTGGTTCGTCGGATACCGCGACGACCTGGCCTTCTGCGTGTTCGTCCGGCACGGCGGCAGTGGTGCCGCGACCGCCGCTCCCATCGCCGCCCGCTTCTTGAATGGACTGTAA
- a CDS encoding spermidine synthase, with amino-acid sequence MTRGQREPMPGLYPVTFGEVELLRDLDRQDGWVLSKDGVPQSYVDLKDPTFLEFEYVRLMADVIDLLQDGPLSCVHVGGGACTIPRYVAATRPGSRHIVIEPDGLLVNLVREQLELRSVPRLKVIVEGGRDGAAKVWDATADLVVLDAFTGATMPVELATIEYMGDIARVLRPDGTLLINLADGKGLAFARRLLATVIATFRHVALLAEPGVMRGRRFGNLIVAASRTDLPVDLLTRRAAGGLTQARCVHGEALTNFVAGAYPIRDGDPVLAPVPPPAVFG; translated from the coding sequence GTGACACGTGGACAGCGGGAACCGATGCCCGGCCTTTATCCGGTGACGTTCGGCGAGGTGGAACTCCTCCGGGATCTGGACAGGCAGGACGGCTGGGTGCTGTCCAAGGATGGCGTACCTCAGTCGTATGTGGATCTCAAAGATCCCACATTCCTCGAATTCGAGTACGTCCGTCTCATGGCGGACGTTATTGACCTTCTCCAGGACGGACCGCTCAGCTGCGTCCATGTCGGCGGCGGAGCCTGCACGATCCCCCGCTACGTCGCCGCCACCCGCCCGGGTTCGCGGCACATCGTGATCGAGCCCGACGGCCTGCTGGTCAATCTGGTACGGGAGCAGCTGGAGCTGCGTTCCGTGCCCCGGCTGAAGGTCATCGTGGAGGGCGGCCGGGACGGCGCCGCGAAGGTGTGGGACGCCACGGCGGACCTGGTGGTGCTGGACGCGTTCACCGGGGCGACGATGCCGGTGGAGCTGGCCACGATCGAGTACATGGGCGACATCGCCCGGGTGCTGCGCCCGGATGGCACCCTGCTGATCAACCTGGCCGACGGCAAGGGCCTGGCCTTCGCCAGGCGCCTGCTGGCCACGGTGATCGCCACGTTCCGCCATGTGGCGCTGCTGGCGGAGCCGGGCGTCATGCGGGGGCGCCGCTTCGGGAATCTCATCGTGGCGGCCTCGCGTACGGATCTGCCGGTGGACCTGCTCACGCGGCGCGCGGCCGGCGGGCTGACGCAGGCCAGGTGCGTGCACGGGGAGGCGCTGACGAACTTCGTCGCCGGGGCCTATCCCATCAGGGACGGCGACCCCGTCCTGGCCCCGGTGCCCCCGCCCGCCGTCTTCGGGTAG
- a CDS encoding sugar ABC transporter ATP-binding protein has translation MTLLNVERVSKSFAGVTVLREVGFDIRTGEVLALVGENGAGKSTVLSLITGLLTPDSGTIRYDGEAVRAWSPHRARAAGIASVHQELSLNPHQSVAENVFLGTWPSRRGLVRHRDLAARARPLLERVGLDVDPRTPAGRLPLGAQQLVELAKALTADPRLLILDEATSALDDDQVSAVFRVIADLRERGRSVVIVSHRMGELLAVADRLTVLKDGEVMATRERAQTDHDDLVRLMVGRELSDMFPAKADIAPSDEGPVLTASGLFAGAQGADLELAPGRIVGLGGLQGQGQREVLRALFGLRPHSGRITVDGRPCRLVSPREAIRRGIGYVPEDRKTEGLHVVRSVRANLALTSLRTLAPARTLTTVSRRREDRLVNDLIARMRIKTTSPAQEARRLSGGNQQKVALAKWLPNRPRVLLLAEPTRGIDVGTKREIYHLLRELAGEGLAVLVTSGDTMELVGLCDEVLVMYEGAVVDRLAGAELTEERLVQASVAGRSTAAEAAGESTATEVAGA, from the coding sequence ATGACGCTGCTGAACGTCGAGCGGGTGTCGAAGTCCTTCGCCGGCGTCACCGTCCTGCGCGAGGTCGGCTTCGACATCCGCACCGGAGAGGTGCTCGCCCTGGTGGGCGAGAACGGCGCCGGCAAGAGCACCGTGCTCTCACTGATCACTGGCCTGCTCACCCCGGACTCCGGCACCATCCGGTACGACGGCGAAGCCGTCCGCGCGTGGTCACCGCACCGCGCGCGGGCCGCCGGCATCGCCTCAGTGCACCAGGAGCTGAGCCTGAACCCGCATCAGAGCGTGGCCGAGAACGTGTTCCTCGGGACCTGGCCCAGCCGCCGCGGTTTGGTCCGTCACCGAGACCTGGCGGCCCGTGCCCGCCCGCTGCTGGAGCGGGTCGGCCTGGACGTCGACCCGCGCACGCCCGCCGGGCGGCTGCCGCTCGGCGCGCAGCAGCTCGTGGAACTCGCCAAGGCGCTCACGGCGGACCCGCGTCTGCTGATACTCGACGAGGCCACATCGGCACTCGACGACGACCAGGTGAGCGCGGTCTTCCGGGTGATCGCCGACCTGCGCGAGCGTGGCCGCTCCGTCGTGATCGTCAGCCACCGCATGGGGGAGCTGCTCGCCGTCGCCGACCGGCTGACCGTGCTCAAGGACGGCGAGGTCATGGCCACCCGGGAGCGCGCGCAGACCGACCACGACGACCTCGTCCGGCTGATGGTGGGCCGCGAGCTCTCGGACATGTTCCCTGCCAAGGCGGACATCGCGCCGTCTGACGAAGGGCCGGTTCTGACCGCCTCCGGTCTGTTCGCCGGAGCTCAGGGCGCGGACCTGGAGCTGGCGCCGGGACGGATCGTCGGCCTGGGCGGGCTGCAGGGCCAGGGCCAGCGGGAGGTGTTGCGTGCCCTGTTCGGCCTGCGTCCCCACAGCGGCCGGATCACGGTGGACGGGCGGCCCTGCCGCCTCGTCTCCCCTCGCGAGGCGATCCGCCGCGGCATCGGCTACGTGCCGGAGGACCGCAAGACCGAAGGGCTGCACGTGGTCAGGAGCGTCCGCGCCAACCTCGCGCTGACCAGCCTGCGCACCCTCGCCCCCGCCCGCACGCTGACCACCGTCTCCCGGCGGCGCGAGGACCGGCTCGTGAACGACCTGATCGCCCGCATGCGGATCAAGACCACCTCCCCCGCCCAGGAGGCCCGCCGCCTGTCCGGCGGCAACCAGCAGAAGGTCGCGCTGGCCAAGTGGTTGCCGAACCGGCCCCGCGTTCTCCTGCTCGCCGAGCCGACCCGCGGCATCGATGTCGGCACCAAGCGTGAGATCTACCACCTGCTACGCGAGCTGGCCGGTGAAGGCCTGGCGGTGCTGGTCACCTCCGGCGACACCATGGAGCTGGTGGGCCTGTGCGACGAGGTCCTGGTCATGTACGAGGGCGCGGTCGTGGACCGGCTGGCCGGAGCCGAGCTGACCGAGGAACGCCTGGTCCAGGCGTCGGTGGCAGGCAGGAGCACGGCCGCGGAGGCGGCGGGCGAGAGCACGGCGACGGAGGTGGCCGGTGCGTAA
- a CDS encoding ABC transporter substrate-binding protein — MTRMTRRALIASAALGALLATAACNVDQGNTTASPAGATGGASSAAPKALKVGWSTIYLAPSWMQQTLQMLEEDVAKLKAEGKVASYETFNANGDTSQQIAQIQAMITQKYDVILVDAGSSTALNPVMEKAVAAGIVVVNFDSLVTSEKVIRVGTDQVEWGRLTAQWLADKLGGKGEIIAMNGPAGVSVSEERWKGAEEIFKKYPDIKIAANVHSEYNLAPAAQAFASAYSAHPTITGVFSQGGALSAAALQTLVKQDKKLVPITGENYNGFLKLWADKRKEGFSSIATAQPNYLAVIALRAAVAKSAGTAVPSTITVPLPEITDENLDQFVKPDQPDDSYPIQPIPQSEIDKLLGA, encoded by the coding sequence ATGACGAGGATGACGCGACGCGCCCTGATCGCCTCGGCGGCACTCGGCGCACTTCTGGCGACCGCGGCGTGCAACGTCGACCAGGGAAATACCACGGCCTCCCCCGCCGGAGCGACCGGCGGCGCGTCGAGCGCCGCACCCAAGGCGCTCAAGGTCGGCTGGTCCACCATCTATCTCGCCCCCTCGTGGATGCAGCAGACCCTGCAGATGCTCGAGGAGGACGTGGCCAAGCTCAAGGCCGAGGGCAAGGTGGCGAGCTATGAGACCTTCAACGCCAACGGCGACACCTCCCAGCAGATCGCCCAGATCCAGGCCATGATCACCCAGAAGTACGACGTCATCCTCGTCGACGCCGGCTCCTCCACCGCGCTCAACCCGGTGATGGAGAAGGCCGTGGCCGCGGGCATCGTGGTCGTGAACTTCGACAGCCTCGTCACCAGCGAGAAGGTCATCAGGGTCGGCACCGACCAGGTCGAGTGGGGCCGGCTGACGGCCCAGTGGCTGGCCGACAAGCTCGGCGGCAAGGGCGAGATCATCGCGATGAACGGCCCGGCCGGCGTGTCCGTCAGCGAGGAGCGCTGGAAGGGCGCGGAAGAGATCTTCAAGAAGTACCCGGACATCAAGATCGCGGCGAACGTCCACAGCGAGTACAACCTGGCCCCGGCCGCGCAGGCGTTCGCCTCGGCCTATTCGGCGCATCCGACCATCACCGGCGTCTTCTCCCAGGGCGGCGCCCTGTCCGCCGCGGCGCTGCAGACCCTGGTGAAGCAGGACAAGAAGCTCGTCCCGATCACCGGTGAGAACTACAACGGCTTCCTCAAGCTGTGGGCCGACAAGCGCAAGGAGGGCTTCTCCTCCATCGCCACGGCGCAGCCCAACTACCTGGCGGTGATCGCGTTGCGGGCCGCGGTGGCCAAGAGCGCCGGCACCGCCGTCCCGTCCACCATCACCGTCCCCCTCCCCGAGATCACCGATGAGAACCTCGACCAGTTCGTCAAGCCGGACCAGCCCGACGACTCCTACCCCATCCAGCCGATCCCGCAGAGCGAGATCGACAAGCTGCTCGGCGCGTAG
- the trhA gene encoding PAQR family membrane homeostasis protein TrhA has product MTTITVKPRLRGWLHTGALPVTLIAGFVLVALGPTLQARVASAVYALTSALLFGISATYHRSTLGPKLAEFLRRVDHANIYLIIAGTYTPFALLALDGVARVAVLGVIWGGALAGVLFRVFWMGAPRWLYTVLYLALGWTAVFVMPQLLEGAGVAAVVLVAVGGVFYSAGAVVYGLRRPDPSPRWFGFHEVFHAFTVAAYLVQYIAVSIVVYSHA; this is encoded by the coding sequence ATGACGACCATCACCGTTAAGCCCAGGCTGCGAGGCTGGTTGCACACTGGAGCGCTGCCCGTGACGCTGATCGCCGGGTTCGTGCTCGTGGCGCTCGGCCCGACGTTGCAGGCCCGTGTGGCCTCCGCCGTCTACGCACTCACGTCGGCGTTGTTGTTCGGCATTTCGGCCACCTATCACCGCAGCACGCTCGGCCCGAAGCTGGCCGAGTTCCTGCGCAGGGTCGATCACGCCAACATCTATTTGATCATTGCCGGGACTTATACGCCCTTCGCCTTGCTGGCCCTGGACGGGGTGGCCCGGGTGGCCGTGTTGGGCGTCATCTGGGGCGGCGCGCTGGCGGGCGTGTTGTTCCGGGTGTTCTGGATGGGCGCGCCGCGCTGGCTCTACACCGTGCTCTATCTGGCGCTGGGCTGGACCGCGGTCTTCGTCATGCCGCAGCTGCTCGAGGGTGCGGGCGTGGCCGCCGTCGTGCTGGTGGCCGTGGGCGGCGTGTTCTACTCGGCGGGCGCCGTCGTGTACGGGCTGCGCCGTCCCGACCCGTCGCCCCGCTGGTTCGGCTTCCACGAGGTGTTCCACGCGTTCACCGTCGCCGCCTACCTGGTCCAGTACATCGCGGTGTCGATCGTGGTCTACTCCCACGCATAA